The genome window GATTTAGTTTTTTCCCCCGTTTGTTGTTTTCCTGTTGGGCACAGGAGAGGTGTGTCTGCgaattatatgtatgtagtacAGTGtctgcagcactaagtggcgCTTATACAAAATTATGCATATCAACTTTATGCGCCTGGCAGCtatttcacacacacacaacagcTGAGATGTTTGCACACAGAGCAGTGCAAAGGGAGCTATGTTTTGCatacattacgcatacgcagtgtgTGCGTCCATTGTGTGAGATACGATGCTAAAGTCTAAGGCCCCGGGCCGCAGCTTATTTCCAGTTTATTCCCCATTTTattggcattttattttatgctgCAGCTACACAATTTCCCAGCGCTCAAATCGCAAAATGCACAATGCAAAGATTTATTCTGTGCTGACAAACAGAGCATCATTTGCTGGTAATCGATGGATGAGAGCAACTGACTTTCAGACTCCAGAGCCAGTTCTGTGGAATTTGTCTGGCTGATTATCCATATGGATGATGGGCTGGAGAACTATGAATGAGTGCGGATTATTGCTTGGTCGACAGGCAGGCGGACGGAAATGTGCGCAAATCAAGCGAATTCCAAGCTTGCTAAGCTAATTTATTATCATTTTTACGACTAATGCAAGGCTTACAAAACGAATCCGAATTGGACcgggaaatggaaatgtatACCATGCATAAATCATAACGAAATTCTATGGCATCCTTCGGCCAATCTTCCAGACTGCCTGTGTATCTGTGAGCCATCGCCTTTTTTGCCTGATTAACGTCAACTGTTTATggttatttattttgctttcATACTTTCAGGCCATTTCCTACTGGCGGGGATTACTTCCGCCTTCTGCCAGATAAGCAAGCAAATTACCCTGGGATACGAAAAATAtgatttcatttatttatacgCCTGTTTCGGCAAGGTTTCCCCGAGGATGTTTGCCTAAATCTTAGGCTCAAAACGATTCCTGACCCACAATTTGTCTTGAACTCGTGGCAAGTAAACTCTGACTTTTGCCACaaacttttcaattaaaaagaaaatcgaGGGGGCTAACAAAACTCCTCAGCCGTTTGTCGAAAATTTCAGTGTCGCAGAAATCTGTGAAATTTGCATGCCACCCAAAAatgtgcagacaattcggttatataaacttttcaaataatttattcCATTTTGCAAATACTTGAGAAGCCAGAAGTTGGTGAAATAAAAAGTCTAATTTATTGcgagaaaatgaaaatgtgcGATTAGACCATATAAAAACTAAGCGCGTGGAGTAAAAAATGGCAGCACAACGAGATTTTGAGGACATCAAAGTGAAATTTATGCGAAAACAAAAGCTGAGACTGTAAATTGCTGGGTTCTTTGTATGGGTGACACGCAcgaaaaacacaaatacaaggACACATGTGTGGATTCGTTTTGGAAACTGTTTAAAATTCTGCGTATGTGGTGCCTGCCAAAAAATTTGGAATGCCTTGTTTCGTGAGTTTTTTCTTCCTTCTTTTGCTATGGAAACTTTTGCGATTCGCAATAATTTAGCTTGAAGGCCGCTAGACTGAGTGTatatgtgcgtgtgtgtgtgtgccaggGAACACACACTTGCTCAGCAGACTATtagcacatacacacactcacacacacaaacgcatTTGGTGAGCACAAAAGGCATGGCAAGGGGTTGGGGGACGGAAACGCaggaaaataaaaccaaaatggcaaacaaaacaaacacagCACAACACACAAAACGAAATAGAAGAAggaaaaataaaggaaaaaaaggAGGGGAAGACAGATTCTAGGAATTCTACCGAAAATTGAACACCCTACACCTTGGTAGCTCAAATTTGTGCGAAGAACGTATTCAATTTCCTTCAGATGAAGAATAGACTTATTAACcagcctaaaagtatgcagtgaagtggagatcgtatTTTGTTGGGGAAAATGTTATTGCATACTTTAAGACACCTTGAGAAAGCAATTTCAACTTCACAGATATAAGTGATCAAATATCAGCTTAAAGAGTACAATTACTAAAAAATTTAGCAAGCTCATAAGAAAGTTACAAACTAAGCACCAATATTCAAATACCCACTTGAAGTGTATGGCAAAGAAACTAGTCCAAAGCGAAGAAAAGCTGGAGAGAAAGCAAAGCAAATAATACAGGCAAATGGGCGAGAAAACAAAGCGACGACGTTGCGTCTGTGACTAACAGTCATCGATGAGCGGGCGGTTGGGGTGGTTTCTGGGCGGGATTGGGTGGTATTTGGGTGGCTTTTGGCTGGGTGGGCGGGTCTTGTGGTGCGTGTGGGCAGAGCGACTGAAAGCAGCTTAGCGCTTACTTCATAGTTTACGCGCAACCAAACGACAACAGAAATGCCAAAAGCTATTGATTTTCCCATGTTGCCTGGCACTCGTCGTACACATGGTATCTTGCAGTGGGCCTGCTTTTGGATATCGGCTCCGATATCCGGGACAGGTGCGTGCTAAAGACCCGAACAAGAAGCGAGTCACCGATAGCCCGGCTCAGCCGGGTCAGCTCCTCGGAGACGGAAGCCCAGGGCCCACTCTACTCTATATGGCTACTGCAAATCGGATTTGCGTGAGTAATTGGCACGTCGCATTCTCTTTTTCGGGCCAGGGAAAACGTAGAGCcgtaaaaaacaaacaacacgaCCGGAAGTTGTTGGTGTGAAACCTCAGCAACGACGACCTGCGACAAAAAGTTGggcaaataaaagcgcaaTTGCGTTATATATGTCTTCGAACACATCGAAAAAAATGGGCTTTTTTTCTGCTCATAATATCTATGATTTCATCCATTTAAGGCGATCAGATTTAATTGTAAACAATTAACCAATTTGTATTTAAGCGTGTTTATTCACATGGGTTTCCTGTAGTTTCGAGACATAGATTTTCATGTTCAGGGCTATAGATACTCTTCAATACTCTTCAAGAGGTATTAAAGCGCCTAATATCAGTGGACATCAAGTTGGAATTTATGAGTTTTTCTCGGTGCATTCCGCACACTTGCGCCTCGGAGCTTTGGCAAATGTCAGCAGTCAGCTTAAGGCGTATTAAGTAGGAGACAGACAGGAAGAGTGGCAAACTGGGAGGCGGAGACGAATCCGAGACTCAGACGGGGAATCCGAGACGTTGCGAAGCGGAGACAGTGAATCAATGGGGGGCTGGATAGCCGTAAAGCCATTTGGAACTTACCTCATCGATAAACTCGAAATCGCCGCCCGTCTCGCCGACGTACTTCTTCTTGTTTCTGGCCTCGGTGCTGCCAATCAGGCTGGATGACATCAACACCAGCGCCAGACAAGCGCTGGCAATCAGCGGCGAGTGCTTCATGGTCGACGTCCGGGAACGGGAACGGGAACAGGAACAGGAGATGTCAGCGGTGGCTATGGAGGAAGTGCTTCAAGCGATGCGCCCGCTCTCGCTAGTCCAAATCGCTGGTGCGATGTCCTGTGGAAAACTACAGACGCCTCCGGTTTTACGCACTCACGCACACTCACTGCCGCTATCCACGCACACACAATCTCACGCAGCAACTATGCTAAGCTATGAACGACAATGAGTTGGCTCTGGGATccagtttctgtttctgtttgaGAATCTGTTTCTGTGCTTGCTCTTGCAATCGCAGGCGCCTCCGCGGATGAAGTGCAGCCTGGTCACGAAACACTGGGGAACTGAAGGCGACGCGGCCGAAACGTAAACTGAGCGCCTACGAGACGAGCTGCTAAGTGACAGCCACCATTGGAATTTTGCGACACCAGCTCCCGAGGGCTAAGAGCGCGGAAGGATGCGCTAAGAGAGTCACTGGAAGGCCTGGACAACAGCAGGGTTGTCACATCGCATTTGGCGAAAGTGAATCATTTGAATCAAGTTTCAAAATAGTTTAGAATCAAAGTAATAACACATATTAAACTAACTATtactttttaatatttttaaacaccTTAAAGTAAATTCCATACTGGTCGTTTCTTCCAGTGTAACCCactgcgtatgcgcaatgtgtGCTCGCTCTCACTTGGCCACCATCCCCTTGCCGTTGGCGCAACAACTGCCAGGCCCTTCCAGAATGCCACCACCAACAAGGCGGACAGCGACTAGAAATGCCTTAAAATCGATTTTTGTGGACTCTCTTAGGGCCGCCAACATGGCCAGTGCTCTGGAATGCGGATTCGCAATGCTCTTAGGCGATAATTGCTGGAGCCAAGGCAGCGGGTCGTGAACCTGCCACTGGCGCCCAATGCGACTTCGCATCCCAAATGGACTTGAGTCCTTGCTTTTTTGCCGAGTGTCGATGGCTGTTGATTTTTATGTATTGGCGCTTGGCACACTTGGACCAGGCCAGCGCGGCTGCTGTTGGCCGGGAAACCCCAAAACCATTTAACGCGTCAGCATCAGCATCGGAGCGTCTCAAAGGCTGGCCAACGCTGGCGCGGCCCTGTAGTTGTTGCGGAATCCCAGCCACGTTGTAGCCGGAATGGGGACCCGTAGGCTCTGTCAGTTTCAAATTAATagccacgcacacacacacactcactctgTGCCGCTGTGGGGTGTGCATTTATTATGTGAGTGAGCCTGTGCTTGCCTTCTTTCGTCCTCGTCGCCGTCGCCATTTCCGCGCTGCTCCTCCGTCGTTTCTCTATTATAATGGCATCATTGACTTGTGCTTTGATGGCTGCTTTGGCCAGGACAGGGCATCGGTTGGCCCTCCACCctagtgtgtgtatgtgtgtgggggCTGGAGGTCCACCTTCACTTGATCCCCATTTGGGCACGGACGGCTGGCGCCGGTTGCTGCCTTTTTTGAATATTCGGCTCACActtgctgctactgctgccgcctTCAGGTCCGCCCTTTTGCACTAGGGACGCGTTACTTGCCGGAATTTGTTGGCGACCATGGAGCCTTAAACTCCGCTTGGCTGGTCACCGAAAGAGGCGGCGATTCTGTTgtaaaattttcattttattggaTTTCCAAATGATTTTCAATCAACAAGTCCATGTTATGCAATATGTAGTATGTGCAcagttattgttattgtttcgCAGGCATTGCGATTGCTaatcaaattgattttcaCACATTTGTTCAATGACTCGATAAAATGGCTTTCGACTACACGCTACTAGCAGGACCTGTGCTCCATGTCACGGCTTAAAAGCTAAACATTGTACAATAGATACATGACACCGCTTTTAACGTGACTGCATAAAGCACATGCTTTGATTATtaacataaaacaaaaactgtaTGGTAATGTGGTggattaataattattttttggttAGTTACAAGTCTTAAACGCTTTCTAAACGAATGGAAATGCCTGGAATTGATTGTTAGTTTCGGCTGGGAAGAATCGAACCCTAAACgtaatttatatatgtattttgcgacgagcagcagctgcttttttttttttgttcactGGGCGCCTAATGTTTGCTAGTTCGTAATTTTCTCTAGATtctacataaaaatatatatctcgTATAAAAACGTGAATACTATTAGCTGTGCTGCTGCCGACACTTCTTTTTGGCCGCATTCATGTTATGGCTAATAAAAAATTGCTCTTATGCCAGAGATTTCGTTTACgttttacaaatgcactttAAGAGATTCCATGCGACTGACAATACGACGACGCAATTCGGCATATCTGCAGAAAAGTAATACATTTAATGCAAAGTCTTGGaatgtaaattatttaatagAACCCACCGTTCCTTTATTTTGGCCACTTCGCGGGCCACTTCCTGATCGTAGCGCTCCAGTATAGCACGGCACTCGGGCAAAGATAAATTCAAAAATTGAGCAACTTCATTACTGAAACGCAGTAAAAGAATCGTAAGCAAACTTCAATGGAAAAGGAGTGTGATAACTTGCCTGATTTCATCAGTTTTGCGAGAATCCACTAAAAATATACGAGCCACATCCTCATGAGGTCCCAAAGTGACGCGCGTTATCAAAGGATATTCGTCGTCCTTGAGGCGCTTCTGTTCACCATTGTCGCGAACAATGAAGAGTGAAAAGTTGCCCGGCGAACTGTCCACCTTGTATTTCTCCAGCACCAAGTTAATGACCTCAGTGGTGGTCACCATCGAGGAGACCCACACTGACATTTGAGAACCATAGGGCGGCGTGAAAAACGACGTCTCCCGATTGTAGTAGTGACCATTGATAGAGCACCGACGTTTCAGCTTGGTACGAGAACTATTGATAAAGAAACTGGAATTACAACCCAATTTCTTcataaaaagtttaaataGCTTACCGACGATTGCCACTTCGTCGCTTGATGGCAGAAGCTCCTGTGCGTGGAGGTCTTCTCAGCACGACTCCATCTTCCGTCACATGCAACCCAGCCGATCCATCTCCGTCTGGACCATCAACGCCCTCGCTTGCAGTATACAAATCCTCGGTTTGCGTAAGCTCATCGCCGGCCGCTGCACCACTGGTTATGGATGGAGCATCGGCCCGACTTGACTCACCTTCGCTGGCAGCAGCCACATTCTCTTTGGGATAACAGTCCATCTGGATTTGTATGTACCGCGGTGGTATGTCGCTGCGTCTAATGGTGGCCAAACGTTGGGGACGCAGCGTGgcctcgtcgtcgtcatcgctGTCGGAGTACACAAAACAGCTGGGTCCCGATTTGGAGCGGTTGATGCCCTTTTCGAACAACTGCCGCCCCTGCTGATATGGCTTCTTTTGATCCCTGCTGGTTACTGTGGCCGATCCACTCTTTTGTAAGGCGTACTGACGCTGTGCGGAGTGGGGAGAGCCCACACTACTGCGCAGATTCATGGTGTCGTTGATTAAAGTGGGATCTATTGAGCGCAACGCATGCTCACAATTAAAGCTTTTGCTCATCGCTGAATTCTCGCCGTAGAGCTTAAGGGAGTCGTGAATGCGAGAGGGATCAATAGGTTGATTACGCTTAAGGGTGCCATCATTGGGCTCCGTAAAGGAGTTGGCCCCATTTACATAGTCCTGGTGCACACTACGTTTAAAGTCCTCAAAATCAATGGGCTTCAGGGTAGCGTCATCGCAAGTCTCGAAATTATCCAGGGAGGTCTCAGTAGTAGACACCGTT of Drosophila mauritiana strain mau12 chromosome 3R, ASM438214v1, whole genome shotgun sequence contains these proteins:
- the LOC117145907 gene encoding serine-rich adhesin for platelets isoform X1, producing the protein MWKCHKCGKPVYFAERKQSIGYDWHPECLRCEECGKRLNPGQHAEHKSVPYCHVPCYGALFGPQLFGHGTRVESHKSYGVKGAQKPTGAQANGPPLPRDHLESKLKVYNQFYDNKSLEIRSREVNNRLVLEGALRVYWGVQGVIHLKEDDDQRILVRKRNSCRVSKAANESSSDKENEASESVAPPTTTTAEVDQLSTDVSLSESMTFDSCSLNEISELPTTPEDASANTTANGKEQTNGNVCNDDEDTTTTDSSGTLVEAPTASTSCVSSTLPSKLDRLEKLDWDDIDDLLQVKRRHNDKDRIYETMPVKLPSSQSSSDSSPSKTSTETTTTTESSSTQSASTNTSSTDDFMTATGSLTANTNTQNTTTVSTTETSLDNFETCDDATLKPIDFEDFKRSVHQDYVNGANSFTEPNDGTLKRNQPIDPSRIHDSLKLYGENSAMSKSFNCEHALRSIDPTLINDTMNLRSSVGSPHSAQRQYALQKSGSATVTSRDQKKPYQQGRQLFEKGINRSKSGPSCFVYSDSDDDDEATLRPQRLATIRRSDIPPRYIQIQMDCYPKENVAAASEGESSRADAPSITSGAAAGDELTQTEDLYTASEGVDGPDGDGSAGLHVTEDGVVLRRPPRTGASAIKRRSGNRRSRTKLKRRCSINGHYYNRETSFFTPPYGSQMSVWVSSMVTTTEVINLVLEKYKVDSSPGNFSLFIVRDNGEQKRLKDDEYPLITRVTLGPHEDVARIFLVDSRKTDEISNEVAQFLNLSLPECRAILERYDQEVAREVAKIKERYAELRRRIVSRMESLKVHL
- the LOC117145907 gene encoding serine-rich adhesin for platelets isoform X2: MWKCHKCGKPVYFAERKQSIGYDWHPECLRCEECGKRLNPGQHAEHKSVPYCHVPCYGALFGPQLFGHGTRVESHKSYGVKGAQKPTGAQANGPPLPRDHLESKLKVYNQFYDNKSLEIRSREVNNRLVLEGALRVYWGVQGVIHLKEDDDQRILVRKRNSCRVSKAANESSSDKENEASESVAPPTTTTAEVDQLSTDVSLSESMTFDSCSLNEISELPTTPEDASANTTANGKEQTNGNVCNDDEDTTTTDSSGTLVEAPTASTSCVSSTLPSKLDRLEKLDWDDIDDLLQVKRRHNDKDRIYETMPVKLPSSQSSSDSSPSKTSTETTTTTESSSTQSASTNTSSTDDFMTATGSLTANTNTQNTTTVSTTETSLDNFETCDDATLKPIDFEDFKRSVHQDYVNGANSFTEPNDGTLKRNQPIDPSRIHDSLKLYGENSAMSKSFNCEHALRSIDPTLINDTMNLRSSVGSPHSAQRQYALQKSGSATVTSRDQKKPYQQGRQLFEKGINRSKSGPSCFVYSDSDDDDEATLRPQRLATIRRSDIPPRYIQIQMDCYPKENVAAASEGESSRADAPSITSGAAAGDELTQTEDLYTASEGVDGPDGDGSAGLHVTEDGVVLRRPPRTGASAIKRRSGNRRSRTKLKRRCSINGHYYNRETSFFTPPYGSQMSVWVSSMVTTTEVINLVLEKYKVDSSPGNFSLFIVRDNGEQKRLKDDEYPLITRVTLGPHEDVARIFLVDSRKTDEISNEVAQFLNLSLPECRAILERYDQEVAREVAKIKDRYAELRRRIVSRMESLKVHL